A region of Daphnia carinata strain CSIRO-1 chromosome 10, CSIRO_AGI_Dcar_HiC_V3, whole genome shotgun sequence DNA encodes the following proteins:
- the LOC132088374 gene encoding uncharacterized protein LOC132088374, producing MLHEDKGHAADIHANHGPDEPEANNGSPVTSVKSGRSTRAKGALKVHFDVAETAHPPVRSTRSARKTASPAEKKVSVQLERDPDIETLATTAKEEEEKAPAAKRSRQKKGPTVSAATMADEPPAVPATKRTRDGKKTTSEPELVKEDTSSPPPPPRRTRRTRNI from the coding sequence ATGTTACACGAAGACAAAGGACACGCTGCCGACATCCACGCCAATCACGGGCCAGATGAGCCAGAGGCGAACAATGGATCGCCAGTCACATCCGTCAAAAGTGGACGATCTACTCGCGCAAAGGGCGCactcaaagttcattttgacgtgGCCGAAACGGCGCATCCGCCAGTCAGATCCACCCGTTCGGCGCGGAAGACGGCTTCACCGGCCGAGAAGAAAGTCTCTGTCCAGCTGGAACGCGACCCCGACATTGAGACTTTGGCCACTACagccaaagaagaggaagagaaagcaccggccgccaaacgttcacgacaaaagaagggcccgacagtatctgccgcaacaatggcggatgaacctccggccgtgccggccacgaaacggacacgtgatggcaagaaaacaactagcgaacctgagcttgttaaggaggatacctcatcgccaccaccaccacctcgacgtactcgacgtactagaaacatctaa